One segment of Primulina tabacum isolate GXHZ01 chromosome 6, ASM2559414v2, whole genome shotgun sequence DNA contains the following:
- the LOC142547954 gene encoding auxin-responsive protein SAUR21-like, whose translation MDQDNGGSNKVTGIRQIVRLKGFLQKWQYVTLGPKDQHMNPPSNQVYGGGISPAITRRLMGSNVCCESDEDSCNSPEPPPDVPKGYLAVYVGLELRRFIIPTSYLGDPLFKVLLEKVEEEFGFDHSGGLTIPCEIETFKYLLQCMENHRKEQL comes from the coding sequence ATGGATCAAGACAATGGAGGAAGCAATAAGGTGACAGGGATCAGGCAAATTGTTAGGCTAAAGGGATTCCTCCAAAAATGGCAATATGTCACCCTTGGCCCCAAAGATCAACACATGAATCCACCAAGTAACCAAGTCTATGGTGGCGGCATTTCACCAGCGATCACACGAAGATTGATGGGTTCGAACGTGTGTTGCGAGTCGGACGAGGATAGCTGCAACAGCCCAGAACCCCCGCCGGATGTCCCAAAGGGTTACCTTGCGGTGTACGTGGGACTGGAGCTCCGGAGGTTTATCATCCCGACAAGTTACCTCGGGGATCCGCTGTTTAAGGTGTTGTTAGAAAAGGTCGAGGAGGAGTTTGGATTCGATCACAGTGGCGGGCTCACGATCCCGTGTGAAATCGAGACGTTTAAGTATCTTCTTCAATGCATGGAAAATCACCGGAAAGAGCAACTTTAA